The following are encoded in a window of Labrus bergylta chromosome 16, fLabBer1.1, whole genome shotgun sequence genomic DNA:
- the LOC114920980 gene encoding putative leucine-rich repeat-containing protein DDB_G0290503 has product MSQQENINLYDLLNLSIRPPQKSEVNFSKLHALLKGVLKQLEVLEKKTRCPDAHEAISDVDQEQLTEEEHRIQGNISSSSSPSPALSSGTPADGQGRLPSGIQTCEDGESEDMTFIQELNQQSDDQLGEMKELCHQQKVVVAQAEMVTVEKYCHRVDALEETLRSLRDTFQSSPDLAKVFKSVTWNIMLPGREGLQEDLVNSGLEDPSTHEPSHTPSPPRSPSMFGQTLEEEEVHTYPDAGRSPAGPPLSPNTSGSDPETAEAVLSLRKLMARFSKLEALVTALKEGKVDKSQLTHLRELIDNKGSVDVSKNLTDQLNQQRALIDGLMSDREKIMELVSGLQEEILQLQAECEKLHETTTCLQVDNKQKQSHIEELSKVTDELGEKKADKLMVQSVITTDKSALDSKVSRLQFDSETEQLNALFHELLNKVSGQEQDWHKVIKRLSTEMEFKLNRIEFDPLKTELEDRWNKINEKLQAQEAPDLDDAAALKKQLVDRFHCLSCDRPVVRNSLAPTLVDPPFLTSPPSHKSIWPFAVKPQEKFRQNNRSKHFSEMKDYGYLAVSRSCGGRGTIITRAMMFENLKKMRNARARARQNFSADESEQDVAVRCNSRVYKEGLNKPASRNSEAKRPTSFTKDKVRCSPYPEHSVCPEMANGSPLLHTHGTKVSRSGHF; this is encoded by the exons ATGTCGCAGCAGGAGAACATCAACCTGTATGACCTGTTGAACTTATCCATCCGGCCACCTCAGAAGAGCGAGGTGAACTTCTCAAAGCTTCATGCTCTGCTCAAAGGCGTCCTGAAGCAGCTGGAAGTCCTGGAGAAGAAGACCCGATGCCCTGATGCTCATGAGGCTATCAGCGATGTCGACCAGGAACAGCTTACGGAGGAGGAGCACCGGATCCAGGGgaacatctcctcctcctcgtccccGTCCCCGGCTCTCTCCTCTGGTACCCCGGCAGACGGCCAGGGGAGGCTCCCCAGCGGCATCCAGACCTGCGAGGACGGAGAGTCTGAG GACATGACGTTTATTCAGGAGCTCAACCAGCAGAGTGATGATCAGTTGGGGGAGATGAAGGAGCTCTGCCACCAACAGAAG GTGGTCGTTGCTCAAGCTGAGATGGTCACTGTGGAGAAGTACTGCCATCGTGTGGACGCCCTGGAGGAAACTTTG AGATCCTTGAGGGACACATTTCAGAGTTCACCAGACCTTGCTAAGGTGTTTAAGAGTGTGACCTGGAACATCATGCTCCCTGGGAGGGAAGGCCTTCAGGAA gacctTGTAAATTCAGGACTTGAAGATCCATCCACACATGAACCCTCACACACACCATCACCTCCTCGCTCTCCATCGATGTTTGGACAGACTCTCGAAGAAGAAGAGGTGCACACCTACCCTGACGCAGGCCGATCTCCCGCTGGTCCGCCGCTGTCGCCGAACACCAGTGGCTCAGACCCTGAGACAGCAGAGGCCGTGTTGAGTCTGAGAAAACTGATGGCGAGGTTCAGTAAACTGGAAGCTCTTGTTACAGCGCTGAAAGAAGGAAAGGTGGACAAATCGCAGCTGACGCACCTCAGAGAGCTCATCGACAACAAAG GTTCAGTGGATGTATCAAAAAACCTGACGGATCAGCTGAACCAGCAGAGAGCTTTGATAGACGGCCTGATGAGCGACCGGGAAAAG ATTATGGAGCTGGTGAGCGGCCTGCAGGAGGAGATCCTGCAGCTTCAAGCCGAGTGTGAAAAACTGCACGAGACCACCACGTGTCTGCAAGTggacaacaaacagaaacagagccaCATCGag GAACTGAGCAAAGTGACTGATGAGCTCGGGGAGAAGAAGGCCGACAAGCTGATGGTCCAGAGTGTAATT accACCGATAAATCTGCTCTGGACAGCAAAGTGAGCCGCCTGCAGTTTGACTCTGAGACAGAGCAGCTCAACGCGCTGTTTCACGAGCTGCTCAACAAGGTGTCAGGCCAGGAGCAGGACTGGCATAAAGTCATCAAAAGACTCTCCACAGAGATGGAGTttaag CTGAACCGGATTGAGTTTGACCCCTTGAAGACAGAGCTGGAAGATCGCTGGAACAAAATCAATGAGAAGCTGCAGGCTCAGGAAGCTCCCGACCTGGATGACGCTGCTGCTTTGAAAAA ACAACTTGTGGACAGGTTTCACTGCCTCTCCTGTGACCGACCTGTCGTCAGAAACAGCCTCGCACC GACTTTGGTGGACCCGCCGTTCTTGACCAGTCCCCCCTCACACAAGTCCATCTGGCCGTTTGCAGTTAAGCCTCAGGAGAAGTTTCGTCAGAACAACAGAAG CAAACATTTCTCGGAGATGAAAGACTACGGTTACCTGGCCGTGTCGAGGAGCTGCGGGGGGAGAGGCACGATCATAACCCGCGCCATGATGTTTGaaaatctgaagaaaatgagaaatgcaAGAGCCAGAGCGCGACAAAACTTCTCTGCTGATGAG tcAGAGCAGGATGTCGCTGTCAGATGTAACAGCCGTGTTTACAAAGAAGGCCTGAACAAACCTGCCAGCAGAAACTCTGAAGCTAAAAGACCCACAAGCTTTACcaaag aCAAAGTCAGGTGCTCTCCGTATCCCGAGCACTCGGTTTGCCCGGAGATGGCAAACGGCTCACCTCTTCTTCACACACACGGCACCAAGGTCAGCCGCTCGGGACACTTTTGA